Proteins from one Streptococcus mitis B6 genomic window:
- the rplR gene encoding 50S ribosomal protein L18, with protein MISKPDKNKLRQKRHRRVRGKLSGTADRPRLNVFRSNTGIYAQVIDDVAGVTLASASTLDKEVSKGTKTEQAVAVGKLVAERANAKGISEVVFDRGGYLYHGRVKALADAARENGLKF; from the coding sequence GTGATTTCAAAACCAGATAAAAACAAACTCCGCCAAAAACGCCACCGTCGCGTTCGCGGAAAACTCTCTGGAACTGCTGATCGCCCACGTTTGAACGTATTCCGTTCTAATACAGGCATCTACGCTCAAGTGATTGATGACGTAGCGGGTGTAACGCTCGCAAGTGCTTCAACTCTTGACAAAGAAGTTTCAAAAGGAACTAAAACTGAACAAGCCGTTGCTGTCGGTAAACTCGTTGCAGAACGTGCAAACGCTAAAGGTATTTCAGAAGTGGTGTTCGACCGCGGTGGATATCTATATCACGGACGTGTGAAAGCTTTGGCTGATGCAGCTCGTGAAAACGGATTGAAATTCTAA
- a CDS encoding adenylate kinase — MNLLIMGLPGAGKGTQAAKIVEQFHVAHISTGDMFRAAMANQTEMGVLAKSYIDTGELVPDEVTNGIVKERLSQDDIKETGFLLDGYPRTIEQAHALDKTLAELGIELEGVINIEVNPDSLLERLSGRIIHRVTGETFHKVFNPPVDYREEDYYQREDDKPETVKRRLDVNIAQGEPIIAHYRAKGLVHDIEGNQDINDVFSDIEKVLTNLK; from the coding sequence ATGAATCTTTTGATTATGGGCTTACCTGGTGCAGGTAAGGGAACTCAAGCAGCAAAAATCGTAGAACAATTCCATGTTGCACATATCTCAACAGGTGATATGTTCCGCGCTGCTATGGCAAATCAAACTGAAATGGGTGTTCTTGCTAAGTCATACATTGACACGGGTGAATTAGTTCCTGATGAAGTTACAAATGGGATCGTAAAAGAACGTCTTTCACAAGATGATATTAAAGAAACAGGATTCTTATTGGATGGTTACCCACGAACAATTGAACAAGCTCATGCCTTGGATAAAACATTGGCTGAACTTGGCATTGAACTAGAAGGTGTCATCAACATTGAAGTGAATCCAGATAGCCTCTTGGAACGTTTGAGTGGTCGTATTATCCACCGCGTAACTGGAGAAACTTTCCACAAGGTTTTTAACCCACCAGTTGACTATAGAGAAGAAGATTACTACCAACGTGAAGATGATAAACCTGAGACAGTCAAACGTCGTTTGGATGTAAATATTGCTCAAGGAGAGCCAATCATTGCTCACTACCGTGCCAAAGGTTTGGTTCATGACATCGAAGGTAATCAAGATATCAATGATGTCTTCTCAGATATCGAAAAAGTATTGACAAATTTGAAATAA
- the rpmD gene encoding 50S ribosomal protein L30 gives MAQIKITLTKSPIGRIPSQRKTVVALGLGKLNSSVIKEDNAAIRGMITAVSHLVTVEEVN, from the coding sequence ATGGCTCAAATTAAAATTACTTTGACTAAGTCTCCAATCGGACGCATTCCATCACAACGTAAAACTGTTGTAGCACTTGGACTTGGCAAATTGAACAGCTCTGTTATTAAAGAAGACAACGCTGCTATCCGTGGTATGATCACAGCAGTATCTCACTTGGTAACAGTTGAAGAAGTAAACTAA
- the rplF gene encoding 50S ribosomal protein L6: MSRIGNKVIVLPAGVEITNNDNVVTVKGPKGELTREFSKDIEIRVEGTEVTLHRPNDSKEMKTIHGTTRALLNNMVVGVSEGFKKELEMRGVGYRAQLQGSKLVLAVGKSHPDEVEAPEGITFELPNPTTIVVSGISKEVVGQTAAYVRSLRSPEPYKGKGIRYVGEFVRRKEGKTGK, translated from the coding sequence ATGTCACGTATTGGTAATAAAGTTATCGTGTTGCCTGCTGGTGTTGAAATCACTAACAATGACAACGTTGTAACTGTAAAAGGACCTAAAGGAGAACTTACTCGTGAGTTCTCAAAAGATATTGAAATCCGTGTGGAAGGTACTGAAGTAACTCTTCACCGTCCAAACGATTCAAAAGAAATGAAAACTATCCACGGAACTACTCGTGCCCTTTTGAACAACATGGTTGTTGGTGTATCAGAAGGATTCAAGAAAGAACTTGAAATGCGTGGGGTTGGTTACCGTGCACAACTTCAAGGATCTAAACTTGTTTTGGCTGTTGGTAAATCTCATCCAGACGAAGTTGAAGCTCCAGAAGGAATTACTTTTGAACTTCCAAACCCAACAACAATCGTTGTTAGCGGAATTTCAAAAGAAGTAGTTGGTCAAACAGCTGCTTACGTACGTAGCCTTCGTTCACCAGAACCATATAAAGGTAAAGGTATCCGTTACGTTGGTGAATTTGTTCGCCGTAAAGAAGGTAAAACAGGTAAATAA
- the rplO gene encoding 50S ribosomal protein L15, producing the protein MKLHELKPAEGSRKVRNRVGRGTSSGNGKTSGRGQKGQKARSGGGVRLGFEGGQTPLFRRLPKRGFTNINAKEYAIVNLDQLNVFEDGAEVTPVVLIEAGIVKAEKSGIKILGNGELTKKLTVKAAKFSKSAEEAITAKGGSVEVI; encoded by the coding sequence ATGAAACTTCATGAATTGAAACCTGCAGAAGGTTCTCGTAAAGTACGTAACCGCGTTGGTCGTGGTACTTCATCAGGTAACGGTAAAACATCTGGTCGTGGTCAAAAAGGTCAAAAAGCTCGTAGCGGTGGCGGAGTTCGCCTTGGTTTTGAAGGTGGACAAACTCCATTGTTCCGTCGTCTTCCAAAACGTGGATTCACTAACATCAACGCTAAAGAATACGCAATTGTGAACCTTGACCAATTGAACGTCTTTGAAGATGGTGCTGAAGTTACTCCAGTTGTTCTTATCGAAGCAGGAATTGTTAAAGCTGAAAAATCAGGTATTAAAATTCTTGGTAACGGTGAGTTGACTAAGAAATTGACTGTGAAAGCAGCTAAATTCTCTAAATCAGCTGAAGAAGCTATCACTGCTAAAGGTGGTTCAGTAGAAGTCATCTAA
- the rpsE gene encoding 30S ribosomal protein S5, with translation MAFKDNAVELEERVVAVNRVTKVVKGGRRLRFAALVVVGDHNGRVGFGTGKAQEVPEAIRKAVDDAKKNLIEVPMVGTTIPHEVLSEFGGAKVLLKPAVEGSGVAAGGAVRAVVELAGVADITSKSLGSNTPINIVRATVEGLKQLKRAEEVAALRGISVSDLA, from the coding sequence ATGGCATTTAAAGACAATGCAGTTGAATTAGAAGAACGCGTAGTTGCTGTCAACCGTGTTACAAAAGTTGTTAAAGGTGGACGTCGTCTTCGTTTCGCAGCTCTTGTTGTTGTTGGTGACCACAACGGTCGCGTAGGATTTGGTACTGGTAAAGCTCAAGAAGTTCCAGAAGCAATCCGTAAAGCAGTAGACGATGCTAAGAAAAACTTGATCGAAGTTCCTATGGTTGGAACAACAATCCCACACGAAGTTCTTTCAGAATTCGGTGGAGCTAAAGTATTGTTGAAACCTGCTGTAGAAGGTTCTGGAGTTGCCGCTGGTGGTGCAGTTCGTGCCGTTGTGGAATTGGCAGGTGTGGCAGATATTACATCTAAATCACTTGGTTCTAACACTCCAATCAACATTGTTCGTGCAACTGTTGAAGGTTTGAAACAATTGAAACGCGCTGAAGAAGTTGCTGCCCTTCGTGGTATTTCAGTTTCTGATTTGGCATAA
- the secY gene encoding preprotein translocase subunit SecY → MFFKLLREALKVKQVRSKILFTIFIVLVFRIGTSITVPGVNANSLNALSGLSFLNMLSLVSGNAMKNFSVFALGVSPYITASIVVQLLQMDILPKFVEWGKQGEVGRRKLNQATRYIALVLAFVQSIGITAGFNTLAGAQLLKTALTPQVFIMIGIILTAGSMIVTWLGEQITDKGYGNGVSMIIFAGIVASIPEMIQGIYVDYFVNVPSSRINSSIIFVIILIITVLLIIYFTTYVQQAEYKIPIQYTKVAQGAPSSSYLPLKVNPAGVIPVIFASSITAAPAAILQFLSATGHDWAWVRTAQEMLATTSPTGIAMYALLIILFTFFYTFVQINPEKAAENLQKSGAYIHGVRPGKGTEEYMSKLLRRLATVGSLFLGVISILPIVAKDVFGLSEAVAFGGTSLLIIISTGIEGIKQLEGYLLKRKYVGFMDRTE, encoded by the coding sequence ATGTTTTTTAAATTATTAAGAGAAGCTCTTAAAGTCAAGCAGGTTCGATCAAAAATTTTATTTACAATTTTTATCGTTTTGGTCTTTCGTATCGGAACTAGCATTACAGTTCCTGGTGTGAATGCCAATAGCTTGAATGCTTTAAGTGGATTATCCTTCTTAAACATGTTGAGCTTGGTGTCAGGGAATGCCATGAAAAACTTCTCAGTTTTTGCTCTTGGTGTTAGTCCCTACATTACGGCCTCTATCGTTGTCCAACTCTTGCAAATGGATATTTTACCCAAGTTTGTAGAGTGGGGTAAACAAGGGGAAGTAGGTCGAAGAAAATTAAATCAAGCTACTCGTTATATTGCTCTTGTTCTAGCCTTTGTGCAATCTATCGGGATTACGGCTGGTTTTAATACTTTGGCTGGAGCTCAATTGTTGAAAACAGCTCTTACTCCACAAGTCTTTATCATGATTGGTATCATCTTAACAGCTGGTAGTATGATTGTGACTTGGTTGGGAGAGCAAATTACAGATAAGGGATACGGAAATGGTGTTTCTATGATTATCTTTGCCGGGATTGTTGCATCAATTCCTGAGATGATTCAGGGCATATATGTGGACTACTTTGTGAACGTCCCAAGTAGCCGTATCAACTCATCTATCATTTTCGTAATCATTTTGATTATTACTGTATTGTTGATCATTTATTTTACAACTTATGTTCAACAAGCAGAATACAAAATTCCAATCCAATATACTAAGGTTGCACAAGGTGCTCCTTCTAGCTCTTACCTTCCTTTGAAGGTAAACCCTGCTGGAGTTATCCCTGTTATCTTTGCAAGTTCGATTACTGCAGCGCCTGCGGCTATTCTTCAGTTTTTGAGCGCTACAGGTCATGATTGGGCTTGGGTAAGAACAGCACAAGAAATGCTGGCAACAACTTCACCAACTGGTATTGCCATGTATGCTTTGTTGATTATTCTCTTTACATTCTTCTATACGTTTGTACAGATTAATCCTGAAAAAGCGGCAGAAAACCTACAAAAGAGCGGTGCCTATATCCACGGAGTTCGTCCTGGTAAAGGTACAGAGGAATATATGTCTAAACTTCTTCGTCGTCTTGCAACTGTTGGTTCTCTCTTCCTTGGTGTGATTTCTATTTTACCGATCGTAGCAAAAGATGTTTTCGGACTTTCAGAAGCGGTCGCTTTTGGAGGAACCAGTCTTTTGATCATTATCTCTACAGGTATTGAAGGAATCAAACAATTGGAAGGTTACCTATTGAAACGTAAGTATGTTGGTTTCATGGATAGAACAGAATAA